The DNA sequence ATGGCCGCGTCCATGCGCAGCAGCATCTGCCCTTTGAGCGGCGTGATGCGATAGACGCCGATGCTGGAAAAGGCGGGCACTTCCGCCGACCATTCGCCGAAATCGAGCACCCGCGCGTCGAGCATCGCGATGTGCGGGCGCACGCCGGAGATAGGCTCGATCAAGGCACGCAAACGTCGGCCGAGCTTTTCGCCCAGCCGGTCTAGTCCGGACAGCAGCTGTGGTGTCTGCGATTCCCCGCGCCCAAGGGCGTAGGTCTGAACGTCGGTCATGATAGTCCCCTGCCCTAGTGGACCGGGGGACTTCCCGACCTTTCAGGCACCCCTATTGAATAACGAAATTGGTAAAATAAACGTTAAATCGAATTCTTTAAAAACAGTCACTTAACCCTTTCAGATTATGCGACATCGCTCTTAAAGCGTTGTTTTATCGCATGGAACTCGGGCGCAGCCCGCCTGCTGAAGGGACCACGGTTACCGATTAATTTTCTACGACGCGCACCTTATTACGAGAAGGTTAGATCCATGAGGCAACAGACAGCGCGTCCGCGAGCTGCGCTTGTATCGAACCCTGGATATCATGACGCGGCGTTCGTCCACGCGGCCTGCAAGTAGTCAACCGTCCGACCCTCATCGCGGTCAACAAATATGATTTTAGCAGGAAACGATACTAGATTTCTTGCATCAATCAAAAGATCATAAAACGGCTTGTCTGCCGTAAAAAATAAATCAGTCTTGAAAAGGTGGACGGCATGCAGGTTGTCGCCTGCATTACTAGCTTTAATGCGCTGTTCCAGTTGAGCTTCCCAAATCGCAGCTCTCAATATATTTAAGGGGACGTTTTCCGCTTTTACCTCTGAAAAGCAGAATATATCGAACTCTTTAGTCGATCGCAAAGCGTCGGAAGCAATGACATGGTCTGTGCATATCTGAAAGTCTAATCCACCGGCAAGGCGCTCACCAACGGACTGCCACCATGTAATCATAAAATCGATACGCCATTTATCCTCAAAATTGTCTATGGGCCAACGGCGCACCTCCTTTCCGGTTACTTTGTCGAAAACGATCCCATCAAACTCCTTTCTCTGAGAGTTTTTTTGAACGCCCTTCGTCTCATCTTTGAGCCAGTGATGTCGTTGGGCGACCTGAGCTCTTTGCTCGACCGCATCAGTTGAGCCGTGGCGCAGGTCATCGAAGACCACTCGACGTCCCTCCTTCACACCTTCCAAGCGCGAAGAAGTAGAAACCAGCGGCGTCAACCATTCTGGTCTGCACCTGCGCACTTCACCGATGAATTCCTGGGCGACTAGCTCGATGATCCAGTCGTCAAGAAACGTACATATCCGACCTACTGAAAGGTATCGCTCCCGCCGGACTTGAAGGTCCGGTATACGGTCCATTTCAGCGATGGCGGCATCTGGAAAGATGACTGCTGCAGCATTGGACTGAATCCAATCGCAAACTTCTTCTAGTTCGCCCTTTCGAGCGATCCGCGAAAATATGTTGCTGTCGAAGTAGAGTTTCCGGTTCAAGAACGGCCTCAAAAGATTGCTGGGGAAATTTCCCGCGAGGTTAATCTTGCCGAACTGATGCGCGAGAGGCCTCCGTTCGTCCGGCATCGTATGATGCTGAGTGGCGCCGCTTGCGCGCGAACGAGTAGCATATGGCGCATCAGTCCACCTCCCGTCCCAATTGGTCACTTGGGTGACCAGGATTTCCGATGCGACGGCCGCCGCCAACTCGCTGTTTCTGGCTCATTAATCTGTTAATTTTCCATGCGACGTTTTGTCGCATGGAGTGACGGAAAAATTAACATGAAATCCAATGTTTTCAGGCTATTGGATCACGAAATTTGTAAAATAAACGTTATCTATGCCGCCATAGCCCGTCTTTTGCTTCAAAATATCGTTTATGACGCCCTTTATGCGCCCCTGGAGCTGGCGTTTGCCTTCGGGCGTCGCCAGCATCGTTTCGGGCTGCTGCGCGAGCATCATCAGAACCTGGCTGCGAATCGCCATCTCGTGGGTCTTGATCGCCTCGATCACGCGCAGGTCGTAATAGGTCGATACAGCGACCGAAATCTGGGCGAAGGCGTCGGTGTCCGACATGTTGGAGGTAAAGGGCGCCTGCAACTGGAAATAGGTCGCCTGATAGGCGGCCGGATTGGCGGGCGTGGGCAGGTCGATGCCCTTGCCCGGCTTGTGCGCGGGCGCATGCGTGCCGCCACCTCCGCCTTCGCCGCCTTCGCCATGGCCTTCACCACCCATGCCATGGGCCTTGGCCACTTCCTCGGCGCTCTCGCCCGCCAGGACGAGGACCGGCTTGTTGGGATCTTCCTTGGGGCCTTCTTCCTTGGCGCTGAAGAAACCGGCGGCATAAAGCCCGCCAGCTGTTCCCGCGCCACCCAGAACGAGCGCGGCGGCGGCCAGCAGGATCATCTTCATGCCCCCGCCCTTTTTCTTCTTCGCCTTCGCCTCGTCGCTCATCTACCGGTCCCCCGAATGTCCTTAAATCCTATGCGTACCGCGCGCGCGCCCTGTCATGGGCGGCGGGCTGCGCGTCTGCATGGTTAAGAACGGCAGGATCGCCGGAACCTTTAGGGCCAAAGCCGTTATTTTCGCGCCCCTGCCAGCGGTTTTGATGACCCTGGGGCTGGCCCATATTCTGGCCGCCATTCTGCGCCCAGGCGGACGTTTGAGAGCCCTGCTGCGACTGTTGCTGCTGCTGCTGCGACGAGGACTGACTGGCCGTCTCGGCGCGATGCGCTTCGGCGACAGCGGGCGCACGTTCGACCTTCACCTCGGCGATACGCACGGCGGCGAGGCCTGCGTCCAGCTTCAACCGGTCGCTATCCTGACGCAAGGCCATTTCCGCCGCCTCGCTGGCAACGGTCAGGCTGACAGCGGCGCCATCCGTATCATGGCGAATGTCCACCTGCACGGCGCCAAGATGGTGCGTATCGATCTGGAAACGCCCCTGCGCGCCATTTGCGGACAGCCCGGCGATATCGCGGGCCAGCCCGTCGATCCACTGGCCCGATACGCCCATGTCGACGACCTGAGCGCCAAGGCTGGCGGACAGGTCAGGCGAGGGCGAGGCGATTGCCAAGGACGGCGCGGCGCCCTGCGGCGCAGAGGCGGCAGGAACGGTCGGAACCACGTCAGAGGGCGGTGGAAGGATGGAGGGATCGAACGCTGTGTCGGCAGGACGAGCCGATGCATCGGCTTTCGCATGAGCGGCGGCCGAGACCTGTTCACCAACCCGCACCGACGCGCCCGTTTGGCGCGCGGCCACCTGTTCACGCACGATTTGCAGCAGGGCAATCGCTTCTGCCTTCATTGGCTTGCCGTTCAGGACTGGCGCTGCTGCCACGGCAGGTTCGGGCGCCGGGCTTTCGTTTCCGGCAGTTGCAACGGGTGCCTCGGGAACCGCTGACGGAATCTTGCCCTCACGGCGCGCGGCCTGCTTGTCAGGAACGATCCCTCCAGCTTCGCGCGGTAGCGGCGAGCCTTTCGGCGCCGGTGGCGTCGCCCCCGCCATCGCGGGCATGTTTGACGTAGCGGCGGTGTCTTGCGGATTGTCCGCCGACGCCTGATCTGCGACCACCGGCACGGAAGCGATCGGCGGAACATCCGCAGCTACCGCGACGGGTTGCGGCGCTGGCGCCACAGTCACGGCATCCTGCTGCGGCAGTTCAGTCTTCGCCTTTTCCTTGCGGGAAGATTTTGTGGGGACCTGAGGAGCGTCCTCTACCACCGGACTGATCGCTTCCGGCGCTGCGTCGTCCTTACGGATGTCCGGGCGCGGCTTGGGCAAGTGAAGGGGTTCGACCACTTGTTCCGGTTGTTCCGCTTGTTTCGCTTGTTCCGGCAATGCGGCTTCAGGCAGAATGGGCGCTTCGTTCGGCAAACCTGCCTCAGACTTCACGGGAAGTCCGGCAGGCTCGACCTGTGCCTGCTCATCGATTGGCGCATCAGCAGCCTGCTTGATGAGACCCAGCGCTCGGCCAGGCGGCAATGATGACGGCAAATCCTTGCCAGCGGCAACCGCTATGGCAAGCCCGTGCGGCACATGACCATGCGCAGGCGTGGCCTCTGGCTGACCGATGTTCATGGGAAGAATCGGGGTGGTTGCAGCAGCATCCTGCCCCTCAACGCCGGGAATCTCTGGCAGGGCGACGGCGGCATCCTGCGCGTCAATCTGCGGCAGGGCCGGAGAAGCGCCAGGCTCTTCGACCATGGTGCCATTAAGCAGCGCGGCGAAGTCCGCCGTATCGCCCGGTGCGGCTGGCTGAATCGCCGCGACGCCCGGCGAGGCCGAGGAAAAAAGCAGTGCCTTCAGGCTGGAAAGCATGTTCATATCATACATCTCCTGTCCGCTGCATCCGGCGGTAGCGCGGCAGCGCCGCCAGCTTGGTTTCCCGCCATTCCTCCAGGTCCGCGCGGGCGCGATCCTTGAGCTTTTCGGCGATTTCGCGATCCCGATTGGCCGCCAGGGTAAGGCCTTCCTTCGCCTCAACCTTGCGGCGCGCATCGTAGAGCGCACCATCCAGCTGACGGCCAGCCTGCTCCAGCCGACCAGCAAGTTCCTGCATTGCTGCAAAATTCGCGCCAGTTGCCATGCCGGGATTGGAAAAAAGATCGCTCCGCACCTTCCGCAGCCTGTCGGCGTTACGCTCGATGCCGTCTGCTTCGTCGCGGGCGCGGGCGGTTTCAGCGACAGCCATGGCATGTTGCACATGGCGGACGCGCAGCACGCGCTGGCGGGTTTTGAGCGGACCCTTCACGCGCCAAACTCAGCGATCAGCGCGCCAGCGCTGGTGTCGAGGTCGATGCGGCTCTTCTGATCCTGCCGGATGAAGTCGAGGATTTCCTGTCGGCGCTGCACGGCTTCGTCGATCACCGGGTCATTGCCGGGACGATAAGCACCCATCAGGATGAGGTCGCGATTTTCCTCATAAGCGGCCCAGAGGCGGCGGTAGGCGGCGGCGGCCATGCGATGCTCGTCCGGCACCACATCGGCCATGACGCGCGAGAGCGACTTGCCGATGTCGATGGCCGGGAAGATCGCCTGTTCCGACAGATGGCGCGACAGAACGAAATGCCCGTCAACGATGGCGCGGGCAGCGTCCACGATTGGGTCGTCGGTATCGTCGCCATCGGCGAGAACGGTGTAGAGCGCGGTGATCGAACCGCCGGTGCGGGCATCGACGCCAGCGCGTTCCACCAAACGGGGAATCAGCGCAAGGGCGGAGGGCGGATAGCCCTTCATTGCGGGCGGTTCACCAAGAGCGAGGCCGATCTCGCGCTGGGCATGGGCGCAGCGGGTGAGGCTGTCGATTAGCAGCAGCACCTTCTTGCCGCGTGCGCGGAAATATTCGGCGATGGCGGTGGCGCGGGCGGCGGCGCGCAGGCGCAGCACCGGAGGATGGTCGGCGGGCACGGCGACGACGATCGACTTATTCATCGAATTTTTGAGCTTGGTTTCAAGGAAGTCGCTGACTTCGCGGCCACGTTCGCCGATCAGGCCCACGACGACGATGTCGGCTTCGGCTCCGGCGATCATCTGGCCCATCAGGACCGACTTGCCGACCCCAGACCCTGCGATGATGGCGATACGCTGGCCGCGCCCGGCGGTAAGCAGCGCGTTGACGGCACGGACGCCAAGGTCGAACGGTTCGGTGACGCGGCCACGGTCGAGGACGTTGCCCTTCACGCCGTTGAGCGGCCAGCTGCCGCCCGCGATGATCGGTCCCTTGCGGTCGAGCGGCTGGCCCATGGCGTCGATGACGCGGCCGATCAGGCCCTCGCCCACCTGCACCATATTCGCCTGGCTGTCCGGTTCGACGCGCGCGCCATTTTCCAGCGGCACATCATTGTCGAGCGGCACGAGCAGCGTCTTGTCACCACGAAAGCCGATGACTTCGGCGCGGCAGATTGTGCCGTCCGATGCGATCACCCGCGCGCCCGCGCCGATCGGCTTGCGGAAGCCTGTGACCTCCAGCATGCCTGCGTCGTGGCTGACCAGCCGTCCCACATGGCGGGGTGCACGGTTCTGGACTTGCAGATGGTCGAACAGGCTTTCGGCCTGGGCAAGCGAAGCCTTGATCATGCCCAAATCCCCTTCATGAACGACCTTCCATATCGTCCATCAGCGCGCGCAGGCGCGACAGGCGCACGTCCGGGCCATCCTCGACCCAGCCGTCAGCCGTTTCGAGACGTACGCAACCACGATGCATGGCAGGGTCGCCGACCAGCTTCACGCCGATTGCCTCGCCTTCCAGCATGGCGACATCGTCGGGATGCAGGTGCAGCGCGCTCTTGTCCTCATTATCCTCGATAAAGGCGGCGACAGCGTCGCAGCGCTGCACCAGCCGCTCCAAATCGATTTCGACCTCGCCGACGATCTGTTCGACCAGCCGGACGACCGTGGCCGACAACATGGTGGACAGCATGCCGCTGGGCGCGGGGGAAAGATTTTCCAGCGCTTCCGCCAAGCGCGCGCGCGCTTCGGCATCGGCGGCTGCGGCGTCGCCGACGACCCGACATCCTTCATCGAAGCCGAGGGTGAAGGCTTCCATCCGCGCCTGCTCGATAATGTCTTCGTCGGTCATGGCGGGCACGGTATCGTGCATCGCCCTGCCGGACGCGGGAGCCGCGTCGGAATAGAGGCTGCGGAAGCTGCCGCTCTTCACCTGTCCCATGCCGCCCAAGGGGATGCTGGACGCATCCTGGCAGCTGCTGGCGTCCCAGACCTTAAACAAAGTCGTTCCCCTTGCCACCCAGCATGATGGTTCCCGCGTCAGCCATGCGGCGCGCGGTGGCGATGATGAGCTTTTGCGCCTCCATCACCTCTGCAAGGCGAATGGGGCCGCGTTCCTCGATCTCGTCGGCGATCGCCTGCGCCGCGCGGGCGGACATGGCGCCGAAGATCTTGCCCTTCAGCATCTCGTTCGCGCCCTTTAGCGCCACGACCAACACGGAGCTGTCGATGGTGCGCATCAGCGTGCCCATATTCTTGTCATCCATGTCGATCAGGTTATCGAACACGAACATCTCTTCTTCGATCGTCTGCGCGATCATCTTGTCGCGCTTGGCGACGGCCTTCATGATCCGCTGCTCATTTTCCTTGCGGACATTGTTCATGATCGCGGCCGCTTCGATCGTGCCGCCGCGCTGCGATGCCGCACCCTGCTTCTTGGACGTGGAACCGCGCAGCAGAAGCTGCTCCAGGTCGTCAAGCGCCTCGTTCGACACGGGGCCGAGCGTGGCGATGCGATAGACGATCTCTTCCTGATATTCGGCGGGAAGCAGTTGCAGCACATCGGCGGCGACGGGCGCTTCCAGATGAGCGAGCACGATCGCCATGATCTGCGGATGCTCCGCCTCGATCAGGGAAGCCACTTCCTTGGCGTCCATCCACTTCAGCATTTCCAGCTGGGTGGAGCGGGTTGGCGGGGTGATGCGCGCCAGGATGGTTTCCGCGCGTTCTTCGCCCAACGCCTTGGTCATCGCACCGCGGATATGGCGGGTCGCGCCATATCCGATGGTGGTGCGCTTCTTCGCCTTGGTCACGAAATGGTCGAGCGCCTCATTGACTTCCTCGACCGCGACATCGGCGACATCGTACATCGCATAGCCAAGCTGGCGGACTTCGTCGGGTTCCAGGCGCGAGAGGATCTGCGCGGCTTCATCCTCATCGAACAGCATCAGGAGGACGGCGGCGGCAGCGCTACCTTTGATCGCACCAAGACCATTTGGGGCTTCCATGGCTTCAGCCATTGTCCTTCTTCCCTTCTTTCAGGAGGTCGCGGACGACGAGGGCGGCACGATCCGGGTCCTGCTTCACGAAATTGCGGATGAGGTCGGCGCGCTGCGCATAGTCATAAGTGGAGGAGATCATGTCGAGCGTGACAGCCTGACCTCCGGCAGGGGCCACGCTGGCCTGCCGCCCAATCTCGGTCGAGATTTCGCGGCCGATCTTCTGACCCTGCGCAGCCATGTTGGCAGCGGCGGCTTCCTGAGCGGCGGCGCGGCGCTTGAGCAGCGGGCGGCCGATGCCGAAGATGACGAGCAGCGCGACGGCGAGGGCGGACAGGTTGCGCACCAGCGGCGAGACCCAGTCGGCCTCATACCAGGGGGTTTTGACTTCCTCCGCCTTCACGAAGCTGCGCGAGGACAGGGCGACCACGTCGCCACGCGCCTGATCGAAACCGACCGCGCCCTTCACCAGCGCTTCCAGAGCGGCGATTTCCTGCGCCGAACGAGGCTTGCCATCCGCGCCATTGTCGAGCGCGACAGCGACCGACAGGCGCTTGACGGTGCCGACGGCATCCTTGGTGACCGACACTTCACGACCCAGCTCAAAGCTGCGGTTGAAGGTTTCCTCGGTCTTCATCGGCGCGCTCGCCGGGGTGGCGGGCTGATTGGCCTGCGTGCCCTGGCTGACGGCCTGGCCGTTGGGATTAGTCTGCGTGACGGTCGGGTTGACCGGCGCCTGATTGCTCAGCGCGCCCGGAACACCGCTTGCTTCGCCGCCAGCACCCTGACCGCGCGGATCGGATGCCCATGTCCCCTGCTCTGTGCGAAGGCGCGCCTCATCCTGCGGGAAGCTTTCGCGGGTCGCCTGGCGTTCGGCGAAATTGAGTTCGGCGCGCACCTCAGTCGAGAATTTGCCTT is a window from the Sphingobium sp. Cam5-1 genome containing:
- a CDS encoding FliH/SctL family protein, coding for MGQVKSGSFRSLYSDAAPASGRAMHDTVPAMTDEDIIEQARMEAFTLGFDEGCRVVGDAAAADAEARARLAEALENLSPAPSGMLSTMLSATVVRLVEQIVGEVEIDLERLVQRCDAVAAFIEDNEDKSALHLHPDDVAMLEGEAIGVKLVGDPAMHRGCVRLETADGWVEDGPDVRLSRLRALMDDMEGRS
- the fliF gene encoding flagellar basal-body MS-ring/collar protein FliF — translated: MSENALTLDGGAAALPATSSAGFGGAKGADALKARFTGFIKQPAVAKSLPLLGLLGVVATAGAAWLALREPPQRDLFRGLPDADKSAVAQVLDQNGLAYDFDKSGAMTVAEDDYFKAKMMLAAQGLPKSAPDGNSMIDSLPMGASRAVEGEKLRSAREMDLARTIEAIDSVESAKVHLAVEPPSVFLRDRAKPSASIMLRLASGRTLTDAQVSAIVHLVASSVPELSPDQISLVDQNGRLLSNNDGNAADDRQLAVQGKIEDRYRQSVIALLTPILGEGKFSTEVRAELNFAERQATRESFPQDEARLRTEQGTWASDPRGQGAGGEASGVPGALSNQAPVNPTVTQTNPNGQAVSQGTQANQPATPASAPMKTEETFNRSFELGREVSVTKDAVGTVKRLSVAVALDNGADGKPRSAQEIAALEALVKGAVGFDQARGDVVALSSRSFVKAEEVKTPWYEADWVSPLVRNLSALAVALLVIFGIGRPLLKRRAAAQEAAAANMAAQGQKIGREISTEIGRQASVAPAGGQAVTLDMISSTYDYAQRADLIRNFVKQDPDRAALVVRDLLKEGKKDNG
- a CDS encoding FliI/YscN family ATPase translates to MIKASLAQAESLFDHLQVQNRAPRHVGRLVSHDAGMLEVTGFRKPIGAGARVIASDGTICRAEVIGFRGDKTLLVPLDNDVPLENGARVEPDSQANMVQVGEGLIGRVIDAMGQPLDRKGPIIAGGSWPLNGVKGNVLDRGRVTEPFDLGVRAVNALLTAGRGQRIAIIAGSGVGKSVLMGQMIAGAEADIVVVGLIGERGREVSDFLETKLKNSMNKSIVVAVPADHPPVLRLRAAARATAIAEYFRARGKKVLLLIDSLTRCAHAQREIGLALGEPPAMKGYPPSALALIPRLVERAGVDARTGGSITALYTVLADGDDTDDPIVDAARAIVDGHFVLSRHLSEQAIFPAIDIGKSLSRVMADVVPDEHRMAAAAYRRLWAAYEENRDLILMGAYRPGNDPVIDEAVQRRQEILDFIRQDQKSRIDLDTSAGALIAEFGA
- a CDS encoding flagellar hook-length control protein FliK; this encodes MNMLSSLKALLFSSASPGVAAIQPAAPGDTADFAALLNGTMVEEPGASPALPQIDAQDAAVALPEIPGVEGQDAAATTPILPMNIGQPEATPAHGHVPHGLAIAVAAGKDLPSSLPPGRALGLIKQAADAPIDEQAQVEPAGLPVKSEAGLPNEAPILPEAALPEQAKQAEQPEQVVEPLHLPKPRPDIRKDDAAPEAISPVVEDAPQVPTKSSRKEKAKTELPQQDAVTVAPAPQPVAVAADVPPIASVPVVADQASADNPQDTAATSNMPAMAGATPPAPKGSPLPREAGGIVPDKQAARREGKIPSAVPEAPVATAGNESPAPEPAVAAAPVLNGKPMKAEAIALLQIVREQVAARQTGASVRVGEQVSAAAHAKADASARPADTAFDPSILPPPSDVVPTVPAASAPQGAAPSLAIASPSPDLSASLGAQVVDMGVSGQWIDGLARDIAGLSANGAQGRFQIDTHHLGAVQVDIRHDTDGAAVSLTVASEAAEMALRQDSDRLKLDAGLAAVRIAEVKVERAPAVAEAHRAETASQSSSQQQQQQSQQGSQTSAWAQNGGQNMGQPQGHQNRWQGRENNGFGPKGSGDPAVLNHADAQPAAHDRARARYA
- a CDS encoding flagellar basal body-associated FliL family protein, whose protein sequence is MSDEAKAKKKKGGGMKMILLAAAALVLGGAGTAGGLYAAGFFSAKEEGPKEDPNKPVLVLAGESAEEVAKAHGMGGEGHGEGGEGGGGGTHAPAHKPGKGIDLPTPANPAAYQATYFQLQAPFTSNMSDTDAFAQISVAVSTYYDLRVIEAIKTHEMAIRSQVLMMLAQQPETMLATPEGKRQLQGRIKGVINDILKQKTGYGGIDNVYFTNFVIQ
- the fliG gene encoding flagellar motor switch protein FliG, translating into MAEAMEAPNGLGAIKGSAAAAVLLMLFDEDEAAQILSRLEPDEVRQLGYAMYDVADVAVEEVNEALDHFVTKAKKRTTIGYGATRHIRGAMTKALGEERAETILARITPPTRSTQLEMLKWMDAKEVASLIEAEHPQIMAIVLAHLEAPVAADVLQLLPAEYQEEIVYRIATLGPVSNEALDDLEQLLLRGSTSKKQGAASQRGGTIEAAAIMNNVRKENEQRIMKAVAKRDKMIAQTIEEEMFVFDNLIDMDDKNMGTLMRTIDSSVLVVALKGANEMLKGKIFGAMSARAAQAIADEIEERGPIRLAEVMEAQKLIIATARRMADAGTIMLGGKGNDFV